A section of the Humulus lupulus chromosome 2, drHumLupu1.1, whole genome shotgun sequence genome encodes:
- the LOC133818424 gene encoding cytochrome P450 87A3-like isoform X2 has protein sequence MWVLVMSLIAIITIMVSHWVYRWQNPKCNGKLPPGSMGFPIIGETLEFFTPYSLYDIPPYIKKRITRYGSLFRTNLVGENIVISTDAEFNYHIFKNEGKSFLFWYPESFTKIFGGQDILTYHGMVHKYLKNLVLHLVSPENLKAKLMPEMEEMTRTHLNSWTHCGTTVDIKEVSSNMLFEYFAKKIFSYDDLEGTRKLRENFSAFLDGLISFPLNIPGTAFHACLQGRKNAIKVMKQKIRERKAANKKYGDYLDHLLEEVEKEDTILSEEKVVNLVFALFFAVYEITSSAITLAVKLISEHPQVHAQLAKEHEAIIKNRQSKNSNITWQEYKSMTFTHMVINETVRLANIVPAIFRKVIKDVEINGYTIPAGWFIMVIPSAVHLNPDIHDDPLTFNPWRWEVDNSERRRHHSKTWPGTSMRLTSQNLTKAWRSLITN, from the exons ATGTGGGTGCTTGTGATGAGTCTTATAGCCATTATTACCATTATGGTAAGTCACTGGGTTTATAGATGGCAGAACCCTAAGTGCAATGGAAAGCTGCCTCCAGGTTCAATGGGTTTCCCTATTATTGGGGAGACTCTTGAGTTTTTCACTCCCTATTCTTTGTACGATATACCTCCTTATATTAAAAAGAGAATAACAAG aTATGGGTCATTGTTTCGGACAAATTTAGTAGGAGAAAACATAGTTATTTCTACAGACGCTGAATTCAATTACCACATATTTAAGAATGAAGGAAAGTCTTTCCTATTTTGGTACCCAGAGAGTTTCACTAAAATCTTCGGCGGCCAAGACATCTTGACTTACCATGGCATGGTTCATAAGTATCTGAAGAACTTGGTTCTACACCTTGTTAGCCCTGAAAACTTAAAGGCTAAATTAATGCCTGAAATGGAAGAAATGACTCGCACACATCTCAATTCTTGGACTCACTGTGGCACTACTGTAGATATAAAAGAAGTTTCCTCAAAT ATGCTATTTGAATATTTTGCTAAGAAGATCTTTAGCTATGATGACTTAGAGGGCACAAGGAAACTAAGAGAGAATTTTTCTGCCTTCCTAGATGGCCTTATTTCATTTCCACTCAACATTCCAGGAACTGCTTTCCATGCATGTTTACAG ggtcGAAAGAAtgcaataaaagtgatgaaacaGAAAATTAGGGAACGGAAAGCAGCGAATAAGAAATATGGTGATTATTTGGATCATTTGCTGGAGGAAGTAGAGAAAGAGGATACGATTTTAAGTGAAGAGAAGGTTGTCAACTTGGTGTTTGCGCTTTTCTTTGCTGTTTATGAGATCACTTCTAGTGCCATTACATTAGCTGTGAAACTCATTTCTGAGCATCCTCAAGTTCATGCTCAACTAGCG AAAGAGCACGAGGCTATTATTAAAAATCGTCAGAGCAAGAATTCTAATATTACATGGCAGGAATATAAATCTATGACCTTTACACATATG GTTATCAATGAAACAGTTAGGCTTGCAAATATTGTGCCAGCAATCTTTAGGAAAGTTATAAAAGATGTTGAGATCAATG GATATACAATTCCAGCAGGCTGGTTTATTATGGTTATTCCATCAGCTGTTCATTTGAATCCTGATATACATGATGATCCCCTCACTTTTAATCCCTGGCGTTGGGAg GTGGACAATAGTGAAAGGAGGAGACATCATTCGAAAACCTGGCCTGGGACTTCCATGCGGCTTACATCTCAAAATCTCACAAAAGCATGGCGAAGCTTAATAACAAATTAA
- the LOC133818424 gene encoding cytochrome P450 87A3-like isoform X1, translated as MWVLVMSLIAIITIMVSHWVYRWQNPKCNGKLPPGSMGFPIIGETLEFFTPYSLYDIPPYIKKRITRYGSLFRTNLVGENIVISTDAEFNYHIFKNEGKSFLFWYPESFTKIFGGQDILTYHGMVHKYLKNLVLHLVSPENLKAKLMPEMEEMTRTHLNSWTHCGTTVDIKEVSSNMLFEYFAKKIFSYDDLEGTRKLRENFSAFLDGLISFPLNIPGTAFHACLQGRKNAIKVMKQKIRERKAANKKYGDYLDHLLEEVEKEDTILSEEKVVNLVFALFFAVYEITSSAITLAVKLISEHPQVHAQLAKEHEAIIKNRQSKNSNITWQEYKSMTFTHMVINETVRLANIVPAIFRKVIKDVEINGYTIPAGWFIMVIPSAVHLNPDIHDDPLTFNPWRWEGKQLHIGSKTFMAFGGGVRFCAGADFTKLQMAIFLHHLVSKHRWTIVKGGDIIRKPGLGLPCGLHLKISQKHGEA; from the exons ATGTGGGTGCTTGTGATGAGTCTTATAGCCATTATTACCATTATGGTAAGTCACTGGGTTTATAGATGGCAGAACCCTAAGTGCAATGGAAAGCTGCCTCCAGGTTCAATGGGTTTCCCTATTATTGGGGAGACTCTTGAGTTTTTCACTCCCTATTCTTTGTACGATATACCTCCTTATATTAAAAAGAGAATAACAAG aTATGGGTCATTGTTTCGGACAAATTTAGTAGGAGAAAACATAGTTATTTCTACAGACGCTGAATTCAATTACCACATATTTAAGAATGAAGGAAAGTCTTTCCTATTTTGGTACCCAGAGAGTTTCACTAAAATCTTCGGCGGCCAAGACATCTTGACTTACCATGGCATGGTTCATAAGTATCTGAAGAACTTGGTTCTACACCTTGTTAGCCCTGAAAACTTAAAGGCTAAATTAATGCCTGAAATGGAAGAAATGACTCGCACACATCTCAATTCTTGGACTCACTGTGGCACTACTGTAGATATAAAAGAAGTTTCCTCAAAT ATGCTATTTGAATATTTTGCTAAGAAGATCTTTAGCTATGATGACTTAGAGGGCACAAGGAAACTAAGAGAGAATTTTTCTGCCTTCCTAGATGGCCTTATTTCATTTCCACTCAACATTCCAGGAACTGCTTTCCATGCATGTTTACAG ggtcGAAAGAAtgcaataaaagtgatgaaacaGAAAATTAGGGAACGGAAAGCAGCGAATAAGAAATATGGTGATTATTTGGATCATTTGCTGGAGGAAGTAGAGAAAGAGGATACGATTTTAAGTGAAGAGAAGGTTGTCAACTTGGTGTTTGCGCTTTTCTTTGCTGTTTATGAGATCACTTCTAGTGCCATTACATTAGCTGTGAAACTCATTTCTGAGCATCCTCAAGTTCATGCTCAACTAGCG AAAGAGCACGAGGCTATTATTAAAAATCGTCAGAGCAAGAATTCTAATATTACATGGCAGGAATATAAATCTATGACCTTTACACATATG GTTATCAATGAAACAGTTAGGCTTGCAAATATTGTGCCAGCAATCTTTAGGAAAGTTATAAAAGATGTTGAGATCAATG GATATACAATTCCAGCAGGCTGGTTTATTATGGTTATTCCATCAGCTGTTCATTTGAATCCTGATATACATGATGATCCCCTCACTTTTAATCCCTGGCGTTGGGAg GGAAAGCAATTACATATAGGTTCTAAGACTTTCATGGCTTTTGGTGGAGGTGTAAGATTTTGTGCAGGAGCTGACTTTACAAAACTACAAATGGCCATATTTCTTCATCATTTAGTTTCAAAACATag GTGGACAATAGTGAAAGGAGGAGACATCATTCGAAAACCTGGCCTGGGACTTCCATGCGGCTTACATCTCAAAATCTCACAAAAGCATGGCGAAGCTTAA